The sequence CGCCCAGGCGCGCGCCGAGGCGAAGAAATGCGTCAAGACGATGCGCTGGTACGCCCACCACGCCGAGGAGCTGCTCGCCGACGAACACCCCGACCCCGCCGACGTGACCGACTCCGGCGCCGCCCGCGCCGTGGTGCGCTACCGCCCGCTGGGCACCGTGCTCGCGGTGATGCCCTGGAACTTCCCGCTCTGGCAGGTCGTACGGTTCGCCGCCCCCGCCCTGATGGCGGGCAACACCGGTCTGCTCAAACACGCCTCGAACGTCCCGCAGACCGCCCTGTACATCGAGGAGCTGTTCCGCCGCGCCGGCTTCGCCGAGGGCTGTTTCCAGACCCTGCTGATCGGCGCCCGAGCCGTCGAGGACATTCTGCGCGACCCGCGGATCGCCGCCGCGACCCTCACCGGCAGTGAACCGGCCGGCCGCTCGGTCGCCTCGATCGCCGGCGACGAGGTCAAGAAAACCGTGCTGGAACTCGGCGGCAGCGACCCGTATGTCGTCCTGCCGTCGGCCGATCTCGACAAGGCGGCCTCGGTCGCCGTGACCGCCCGTGTCCAGAACAACGGACAGTCGTGCATCGCGGCCAAGCGGTTCATCGTCCACACCGACGTCTACGACGACTTCGCCGCCCGCTTCACCGAGCGGATGTCCGCCCTCACCGTCGGCGACCCCATGGACGAGCACACCGACGTCGGCCCGCTCGCCAGCGAGCAGGGCCGCTCCGACCTGGAAGAACTGGTCGATGACGCGGTCCACCGGGGCGCCACGGCGCTGTGCGGCGGCCGCCGCCCGCCCGAGCACCCCGCGGGCTGGTTCTACGAGCCGACCGTGCTCTCCGGCATCGACCCCGCCATGCGCATCCACCACGAGGAGGCGTTCGGCCCGGTCGCCTCGCTCTACCGCGTCGCCGACCTGGACGAGGCGGTGACGGTCGCCAACGACTCGCCGTTCGGGCTCAGTTCCAACGCCTGGACCCGCGACCCCGACGAACAGGCCCGCCTGGCCCGCGACCTCCAGGCCGGCGGCGTCTTCTTCAACGGGATGACGGCCTCCCACCCCGGCCTGCCCTTCGGCGGCGCCAAACGGTCCGGCTACGGCCGGGAGCTCTCCGGGCACGGCATCAAGGAGTTCTGCAATATGACGACGCTTTGGTACGGGCCCGAAAGCTAGGTCACGGGGCGTCCCAGAGGGTGGCGGACATCTCGAATGCGGGGTGCGAGCCGCCCCCTGAGGACGTGTCGACCTTGGTGAAGGTCACCTTCGCCACCCGGTTGTCGGTGGTGATCACGCACCAGGTCGTGCCTTGAGTGATCTTCGTCGCGGGCGTGGTCTGGGCGACGCCGCCGGCGTTCGCGGCGGCCCGGCAGTCGGCCGCCGTCGCGGTGCGGGCGTCGGCGACACCGGCCCGCACCTGTTCGGAGCCGTACGCGATCACGGCAGGGCCGCCGTCCTGTATACCTATACCGCAGCCGTAGTTGACGAACTCGCTGCCCGAATCACCGGTTCCGCCGGCATGG is a genomic window of Streptomyces gilvosporeus containing:
- a CDS encoding NADP-dependent succinic semialdehyde dehydrogenase — protein: MAIATVNPATGETLKTFDPLNAGEIEDHLVRAEQAFQEHRTTTFGYRSERLLAAADLLEADLDSISRTMTTEMGKPLAQARAEAKKCVKTMRWYAHHAEELLADEHPDPADVTDSGAARAVVRYRPLGTVLAVMPWNFPLWQVVRFAAPALMAGNTGLLKHASNVPQTALYIEELFRRAGFAEGCFQTLLIGARAVEDILRDPRIAAATLTGSEPAGRSVASIAGDEVKKTVLELGGSDPYVVLPSADLDKAASVAVTARVQNNGQSCIAAKRFIVHTDVYDDFAARFTERMSALTVGDPMDEHTDVGPLASEQGRSDLEELVDDAVHRGATALCGGRRPPEHPAGWFYEPTVLSGIDPAMRIHHEEAFGPVASLYRVADLDEAVTVANDSPFGLSSNAWTRDPDEQARLARDLQAGGVFFNGMTASHPGLPFGGAKRSGYGRELSGHGIKEFCNMTTLWYGPES